From Calditrichota bacterium, one genomic window encodes:
- a CDS encoding MFS transporter, translating to MVARLKPDSGEPTFNVPNETTYLHLILNLFQTRGLTLLWLGQIASQCGDSIYRIGLLWLALELSGSEAVTGLVALASYLPSVLLALAAGVAADRSDRRWLMLGMDLARGLLVLALPLAAVTGALTTTFLGWNAFLIAIAATFFNPARDAFIPQLVPPEGLLRANSLIQTSWQFSLLLGPVIAGGLLHYAGQVHLFTANSLFYFASFLLILLIRPGRDVAGYGASPIIRETTGQDDGARPKAIAGIIEGLRYIVREPVIGPLLLITIADNIFIMGPAIVGTPVLVRNDLGLGAEAYALINGCYAVGMLLGTAGLLTWGGRFGAGKVLLVGMVLDGITFVPLYWTNTLLTTGVVIVIHSLAIPMLTVTRASLIQRMVPPEMTGRVFAAVNLAVVGMSAISSGLAGLALEAIGAPALFFGIGIAGGLCGVAGWIWAVKLRDCR from the coding sequence CTGGTGGCACGTCTGAAGCCGGATAGTGGTGAGCCAACTTTCAATGTCCCTAATGAGACCACCTATTTGCACCTGATCCTGAACCTCTTTCAAACTCGAGGCTTGACTTTGCTCTGGCTGGGGCAGATTGCATCCCAGTGCGGCGACAGCATTTACCGTATCGGGCTGCTCTGGCTCGCACTGGAACTGAGCGGGTCGGAAGCGGTAACCGGGCTGGTGGCATTGGCTTCTTATCTGCCGTCGGTGCTGTTGGCGCTTGCCGCCGGCGTCGCGGCGGACCGCAGCGACCGGCGGTGGTTGATGCTGGGAATGGATCTGGCGCGGGGGCTGCTGGTGTTGGCTCTTCCTCTTGCCGCAGTGACCGGTGCGCTTACGACCACCTTCCTGGGTTGGAACGCCTTCCTGATCGCCATCGCGGCGACCTTTTTCAATCCCGCACGGGACGCGTTCATCCCGCAACTGGTGCCGCCGGAAGGGCTGCTCCGGGCCAACTCGCTGATTCAGACCTCGTGGCAATTCTCGCTGCTTCTTGGCCCGGTCATAGCCGGCGGGTTGCTGCACTATGCCGGACAAGTGCATCTTTTTACTGCCAACAGCCTTTTCTACTTTGCATCGTTCCTCTTGATCCTGCTCATCCGGCCGGGGCGGGACGTGGCGGGGTATGGAGCATCTCCGATAATTCGGGAAACCACCGGTCAAGATGATGGGGCGCGGCCCAAGGCCATCGCCGGGATTATCGAAGGATTGCGTTATATCGTGCGTGAACCGGTCATCGGGCCGCTGCTCTTGATCACCATCGCCGATAACATTTTCATCATGGGTCCGGCGATCGTCGGAACGCCGGTGCTGGTGCGCAACGACCTCGGCCTCGGGGCTGAAGCCTATGCGCTGATCAACGGCTGCTATGCGGTAGGGATGCTGCTTGGGACGGCGGGACTGCTCACCTGGGGCGGTCGATTTGGGGCCGGAAAGGTGCTGCTGGTTGGAATGGTGCTCGACGGCATTACCTTTGTGCCGCTCTACTGGACTAATACCTTGCTGACGACCGGCGTCGTCATTGTGATTCACTCGCTGGCAATTCCGATGTTGACGGTAACCCGGGCGTCACTCATCCAGCGGATGGTGCCGCCGGAGATGACCGGGCGGGTCTTTGCCGCAGTCAATCTGGCGGTGGTTGGGATGTCGGCGATCTCGTCGGGACTTGCCGGGCTGGCACTCGAAGCGATCGGGGCACCGGCGCTCTTCTTTGGAATCGGCATCGCCGGAGGGCTGTGCGGGGTAGCGGGATGGATCTGGGCGGTGAAGTTGAGGGATTGT